The Paenibacillus polymyxa M1 DNA segment TTGTGCTGCATGAGCCTGAAACCGGGCGTACCCATTGCCCGCTGCATACATTGCCGGAAGCACGTGCTTCGTTCAGTATTCATAACAGTCCATTGTCTGAGGCATCAGTCCTCGGCTTCGAGTATGGCTATAACGTGTTTTCTCCTGAGACGTTGGTCATTTGGGAAGCGCAATTCGGTGATTTTGCCAACTGTGCGCAGGTTATTTTCGACCAATTCATTTCCGCTGGCCGTGCCAAATGGAGACAGAAGTCCAGTCTGGTGATGCTGTTACCGCATGGTAGTGAAGGACAAGGACCTGAGCATACGAGTGCACGTCTGGAGCGTTTCCTCCAGTTGTCTGCACAAAATAACTGGACTGTCGCCAATTTGAGCAGCGCCTCACAGTATTTCCATCTGCTGCGCCGTCAGGCTGCATTAAGCGAAAGTGAGGAAGCTCGTCCGCTTGTGATGATGTCGCCGAAGAGCCTGATTCGCAACAATCGTGTCGCTTCGCCTGCTTCTGAATTCAGTGAGGGAACATTCCGTCCTGTGTTGGAGCAATCTGGTCTGGGATCACGTCCGGATCGGGTAGAGCGCATTGTACTGTGCAGTGGCAAGATTGCCATTGATCTGGAGGAAGCGTTGGAGAAGGATAAAAACGGGAATGAAGCAGAGGAGCGTTTGCACATTATTCGTGTGGAGCAGCTATATCCTTTCCCGGCAGAGGAAATTCGGAATATTTTTAGTCGCTTCCCACGTGTTAAGGAGTTCGTATGGGCTCAGGAAGAACCTAAAAATATGGGGGCCTGGAGTTATATGGAGCCTCGTCTGCGGGAGGTTGTGCCACAGGGAGCGGAAATTCGCTACGCAGGCAGACCGGACCGTTCCAGCCCGGCGAGCGGTTATCAGCAAGTACACAGCCTAGAACAACAGCGAATTATTCAATCGGCGTTGAAGCAGGATTCCAAAAACAATATTACACTGGGGAGGTAGCGGCTGTGAGTGATATTATAGTGCCAGCAATGGGAGAATCCATCACGGAAGGAACAATCTCCAAATGGCTTGTAAAGGAAGGAGATTCCGTAGGACAGGGAGATGTTCTACTGGAGCTGGAAACGGATAAGGTCAATCTGGAAATTAGCGCCGAAGAAGCAGGTGTAGTCCAGAAAATCCTTCGTCAAGAGGGGGATACTGTGGTTATCGGTGAAGCTGTTGGCTTGATCGGAAACGACAGTGGTGCGGAAGCAACTGGTGCCGGAGAAGCCGCAGCGACTCAAGCGCCTGAAGCGCCGTCCGTAGCAACTTCACAGACTTCCGTAGAAAGCGGCGGTAAAGCAGTAGAAAAGTCTGCGCCGCCCATCCCCTCCAATAGTGACGGGAATGGTCAGACGGCATCACCATCCGCCCGGAAGCTGGCGCGTGAGCGCGGGATTGACCTTGAGCAGGTACAAGGAAAGGACCCGCTTGGACGTGTGTTTCAGGAGGACGTAAAAACGCATAACAGCGCTGAAGTATCACGTACAGCATCTGTACCTGCGTCTCCCGCTGCTGGCAAGTCTGTGTCACCGTCTCCAGCTCAAACAGAGTACAGCAAGCCTGTGGAACGGCAGCGGATGTCCCGTCGGAGAGCGACGATTGCCAAGCGTCTTGTTGAAGCACAGCAAACAGCCGCCATGCTTACGACTTTTAATGAAGTGGATATGACCGCTATTCTTGATGTGCGCAAACGCCGTAAAGATAAGTTTAAGGAGAAACATGATGTAGGGCTGGGTTTTATGTCCTTCTTTACGAAGGCAGTGGTTGGCGCGCTCAAGCGCTTCCCTACTGTGAATGCAGAAATCAATGGCGATGATATCGTACTGAAAAAATACTATGATATCGGGATTGCTGT contains these protein-coding regions:
- the odhB gene encoding 2-oxoglutarate dehydrogenase complex dihydrolipoyllysine-residue succinyltransferase, which gives rise to MSDIIVPAMGESITEGTISKWLVKEGDSVGQGDVLLELETDKVNLEISAEEAGVVQKILRQEGDTVVIGEAVGLIGNDSGAEATGAGEAAATQAPEAPSVATSQTSVESGGKAVEKSAPPIPSNSDGNGQTASPSARKLARERGIDLEQVQGKDPLGRVFQEDVKTHNSAEVSRTASVPASPAAGKSVSPSPAQTEYSKPVERQRMSRRRATIAKRLVEAQQTAAMLTTFNEVDMTAILDVRKRRKDKFKEKHDVGLGFMSFFTKAVVGALKRFPTVNAEINGDDIVLKKYYDIGIAVSAKEGLVVPVVRDADRLGFAEIEKSIADLASKARSNSLSLGDLQGGTFTITNGGIFGSLLSTPILNTPQVGILGMHKIQLRPIAIDEERMENRPMMYIALSYDHRIIDGSEAVRFLVTVKELLEDPESLLLEG